A window of Mucilaginibacter paludis DSM 18603 contains these coding sequences:
- a CDS encoding MBL fold metallo-hydrolase, with amino-acid sequence MKYRCVGIGMAALLLTVVAGCGLVKSLGKNPEGEELTRLEALPNYKSASFENVAERSDSTVKQSPLRLMFQKHPESIRPSQALPWVKTDLKTLASPAPTIVWFGHSSLLIKTGQGNILIDPIFSNHAGPVPGLITAFPGTKHYHAEDMPPIDVLIISHDHYDHLDYRTLKKLKDRIKMAVVPMGVKADLVYWGFDPKKIIELNWNESTTLPGGLKITATPAQHRSNRTYATENKTLWASYVIQADHYRLFYSGDSGYGPLFKQIGQQYGPFDLALLECGQYSPNWPWTHLWLGQPAQAAVDLQARLLQPIHWAKFKEANQPWNEPIEKLMPAAEKLGVRMNVPRIGEPYTLGDPPKEVVWWDFN; translated from the coding sequence ATGAAATACAGATGTGTGGGGATTGGCATGGCTGCTTTATTGCTAACGGTTGTGGCTGGGTGTGGGTTGGTAAAATCATTGGGGAAAAATCCGGAGGGCGAAGAACTTACCCGCTTAGAGGCTTTGCCTAACTACAAAAGTGCCAGTTTTGAAAATGTGGCCGAACGATCAGACTCTACTGTTAAGCAAAGCCCACTGCGTTTGATGTTTCAAAAGCACCCCGAAAGCATCCGGCCTTCTCAAGCGCTACCGTGGGTTAAAACTGATTTGAAGACCTTGGCCTCACCAGCGCCAACCATCGTTTGGTTCGGGCATTCGTCTTTACTCATCAAAACCGGGCAGGGTAATATACTCATCGATCCTATTTTTAGCAATCATGCCGGGCCAGTGCCTGGGTTAATTACGGCTTTCCCGGGTACTAAGCACTACCACGCCGAGGATATGCCGCCAATTGATGTGCTGATCATTTCTCATGACCATTATGACCACCTGGATTATCGCACCCTGAAAAAACTGAAAGACCGAATTAAAATGGCAGTAGTGCCGATGGGTGTAAAGGCCGATTTAGTGTATTGGGGATTTGATCCTAAAAAGATAATCGAACTGAATTGGAACGAATCAACCACGCTGCCTGGTGGCCTGAAAATTACCGCCACACCGGCCCAGCACCGCAGCAACCGTACATACGCTACCGAAAATAAAACACTTTGGGCATCTTACGTGATACAGGCAGACCATTACCGGCTGTTTTACAGCGGCGATAGCGGTTATGGGCCTCTGTTTAAACAAATAGGCCAGCAATATGGCCCTTTTGATCTGGCCCTGCTGGAGTGTGGGCAGTACAGCCCTAATTGGCCATGGACACATTTGTGGCTCGGTCAACCTGCGCAGGCTGCCGTTGACCTGCAAGCCCGTTTGCTACAGCCCATCCACTGGGCTAAGTTTAAGGAGGCTAACCAACCCTGGAACGAACCTATAGAAAAGCTGATGCCCGCTGCCGAAAAATTAGGCGTGCGGATGAACGTTCCTCGTATCGGGGAGCCTTACACCCTGGGCGATCCGCCGAAAGAAGTAGTTTGGTGGGATTTTAACTAA
- a CDS encoding GyrI-like domain-containing protein produces MESLNIIGIAVSTTNQNGQAAQDIGQLWGRFYGEDIPGKITNKAGDEVYSVYTDYESDYTGEYTTFIGFKVHSLDAVPEGLVGRTFEPQQFKKFTAKGTMPQAIVETWQQIWQNDETLHRSYRYDYELYGALSQNGENPEVDIFIGVN; encoded by the coding sequence ATGGAAAGTTTGAACATCATCGGTATCGCTGTCAGCACCACGAACCAAAACGGACAGGCTGCGCAGGACATCGGGCAACTTTGGGGCCGCTTTTACGGCGAGGATATTCCCGGAAAGATTACGAATAAAGCTGGCGACGAGGTTTATTCCGTGTATACCGATTACGAAAGCGACTATACCGGGGAGTATACAACCTTCATCGGCTTTAAGGTGCACTCGCTGGATGCTGTTCCCGAAGGTTTGGTGGGCCGCACTTTCGAGCCCCAGCAGTTTAAAAAATTTACTGCAAAAGGCACCATGCCGCAGGCCATTGTTGAAACCTGGCAACAGATCTGGCAGAATGATGAAACCCTACACCGCAGTTACCGCTATGATTATGAGCTTTACGGCGCACTGTCTCAAAACGGCGAAAACCCGGAAGTGGACATTTTTATTGGCGTAAACTAA
- a CDS encoding DUF4419 domain-containing protein — protein sequence MRKFYITALLLVNIFTCYGQKSITFKVEDLKPPEKLLRVEDYRVILEDLIRQDNGISRYPLNKPHTNPAFNIIAQSEVHDSLVTRGYHPFFEGMYAAYADHRPFTLSPDMMWLLISQGFANHVNNNSEELRKLFVDFDGKTSLIVQNNKIKLDDAKSPWPEVFPEFSKQIADHTGKQLTDALTADFSTTTPVTKVASQITLMNAVKSYFDFIVIMIGCGIPKITLEGTPQDWRRVLTKTEALRKYKLDWWIDEIEPLLKQFILASEGKADRDFWKDMFKYHSEGKCGSPTIIDGWIVKFFPYNKDGKRMELKEIAGTGGLPNEIVKVDLEYQSGDGAGNFVKTPLELWAGFVGLKQNDRTFGLRPEIGWMIRKKDTAAVSQPLVDQLKQQNTLDNWGGIMLRSKTIPPEIFYIGPIKLLEIYFTNGVDIPNEMANIKVQQFKIHGDITLAETDRIRKLMPDTKLIINNQEVKTMLFKQ from the coding sequence ATGAGAAAATTTTACATTACCGCGCTTTTATTGGTTAATATATTTACCTGTTATGGGCAAAAGAGCATAACCTTTAAGGTTGAGGACCTAAAACCGCCGGAAAAACTTTTAAGGGTTGAGGATTACCGGGTGATACTTGAAGATCTTATCCGGCAGGATAACGGCATATCAAGATACCCGCTCAACAAGCCGCATACCAACCCTGCATTTAACATCATTGCCCAAAGCGAGGTTCACGATAGCTTGGTAACACGCGGCTATCATCCTTTTTTTGAAGGTATGTATGCCGCTTACGCAGATCACCGTCCGTTTACGCTATCGCCGGATATGATGTGGCTGCTCATTAGCCAGGGTTTTGCCAACCACGTTAACAACAACAGCGAAGAACTGCGTAAATTATTTGTTGATTTTGATGGAAAAACAAGCTTAATTGTACAAAACAACAAGATCAAACTGGATGATGCCAAAAGCCCCTGGCCTGAGGTTTTCCCCGAGTTTAGTAAGCAAATAGCCGATCATACCGGCAAGCAGCTTACCGATGCATTAACTGCCGATTTTAGCACAACTACGCCGGTTACGAAGGTAGCATCGCAAATCACGTTGATGAATGCCGTAAAATCGTACTTTGATTTTATAGTGATCATGATAGGCTGCGGGATACCCAAAATAACTTTAGAAGGCACCCCGCAAGACTGGCGACGTGTTTTAACCAAAACCGAGGCCTTGAGAAAATACAAACTTGACTGGTGGATTGACGAAATTGAACCTTTATTGAAACAATTTATACTGGCATCGGAGGGTAAAGCTGACCGGGATTTTTGGAAAGATATGTTTAAATATCATTCGGAAGGTAAATGCGGTTCGCCTACCATTATTGATGGGTGGATAGTTAAGTTTTTTCCGTATAATAAAGATGGTAAACGCATGGAGCTAAAAGAGATTGCGGGAACGGGCGGCCTGCCTAACGAAATAGTAAAAGTTGACCTGGAATATCAATCAGGCGATGGCGCAGGTAATTTTGTTAAAACCCCGCTTGAATTATGGGCTGGCTTTGTTGGCTTAAAGCAGAATGATAGAACATTTGGTCTTCGTCCCGAAATTGGCTGGATGATTAGAAAAAAAGACACAGCAGCAGTTAGCCAACCGTTAGTAGATCAATTAAAGCAGCAAAACACGCTTGATAATTGGGGTGGCATTATGCTGCGCAGTAAAACAATTCCGCCCGAGATTTTCTATATAGGGCCTATCAAATTGCTCGAAATTTACTTTACCAATGGCGTAGATATTCCCAACGAAATGGCGAATATAAAAGTGCAGCAGTTTAAAATACATGGCGATATTACACTCGCCGAAACAGACAGGATACGCAAGCTAATGCCTGATACAAAACTCATTATTAACAATCAAGAAGTTAAAACCATGTTATTCAAACAATAA
- a CDS encoding gliding motility-associated C-terminal domain-containing protein: protein MLFRYLLLFFIVFPFYGARAQQDVDFHLSGTFLAGKNILKVKRDFNDLYLWILAQNNEVYRMNSVTKVVDDYSSQFSAYSGYQFIDIAGRSQDTVFIATNSSNVIEYKKGTYKLITPADGVPGLVNSIGIDYTGSYQNYPFVKFNNQHALLIATNHGLCRYDYKTELMLSNSSTVASRVFKATYRNELTSYLEFGMDPDPAILYPVMGYMLGLYGGDLWYGTSTLGYNLNCASYTQGLIEDNGYITTYMNLYWGTEKGLFQNNRANSKGSGYPHYHYLDGINVNAITSIYGLTAFGNIANPGLIKENLLVGTDAGLYFSNSGYQIFGSATLPHYTMFLLNDLGTKKINDICVNATSYAKPVCEDGAWIAATDGLYLITPNFAPYVNTANKLSAIQFTGQNPNISQLQICANTTTSASVLGYAYTGGVIQWYKDGQPMIGQVGNSLSIAAAGDYYITMYDPCSPVYFESNHLTVTTITAPLFTFNYPDQQSYCDGSTATLTTGANAAYQYRWYKDGVLNGNTTATLNTTISGKYKLEVSSCQGNGWVASKEVQLTFVKMPQPVITADKAAYCLGEQATLAATVPIDGSQIINWQAYQYRWYKDGVLNGLTTASIKISQPGKYKVEVLSCAGTWVASQETAIGFITINVPIITTDKMAYCIGDQATLKTSFVNDGTYTINWYRDGILIPSVQNSTSLTTIQGGNYTVDVASKLTSCSQSSAAYTLDFQNPPTVNLQQTTNTTLCAGQTVNLTATFPTGSTIKWSTGETTASISVTQGGTYSATVTSASGCTAYQSIAVQFLSNPVLALTNATLCQYTNETITLTAPSGFAKYEWNGSAGSSSFITGNIGKVSLKVTDHNGCTATQIITISSQCKDIHIPNTFTPNGDGQNDTWEISGLNADHTTNIKVYSRWGALVYSQNGYSKPWDGTSAGKKLPEGPYYYIISTHGAKQVLSGSVTLIY from the coding sequence ATGCTTTTTCGTTACCTACTGTTGTTTTTTATTGTTTTTCCCTTTTACGGGGCACGTGCCCAGCAAGATGTTGACTTTCATTTAAGCGGGACGTTTTTGGCCGGTAAAAATATCCTGAAAGTTAAGCGCGATTTTAATGATCTTTATCTTTGGATACTGGCTCAAAATAACGAAGTATATCGGATGAACAGTGTTACAAAAGTGGTTGACGACTACAGCAGCCAGTTCAGCGCTTACAGCGGCTATCAATTTATCGACATTGCCGGGCGCAGCCAGGACACGGTTTTTATTGCCACTAATTCGTCCAATGTTATAGAATATAAAAAGGGAACCTATAAATTAATAACGCCGGCCGATGGTGTACCTGGGTTGGTGAATTCTATAGGAATCGATTACACCGGCAGCTATCAAAACTACCCTTTTGTTAAATTTAACAACCAACATGCCTTATTAATTGCTACAAATCATGGCCTTTGCCGTTACGACTATAAAACTGAGCTCATGCTTTCCAATTCATCAACAGTGGCGAGCAGGGTTTTCAAAGCCACTTACAGAAATGAATTGACAAGCTATTTAGAGTTCGGCATGGACCCTGACCCTGCAATTTTATATCCTGTTATGGGATACATGCTTGGGCTTTATGGTGGCGACCTTTGGTATGGCACTTCCACTTTGGGCTACAATTTGAATTGCGCTTCTTATACGCAGGGACTGATAGAGGATAACGGGTATATCACAACCTATATGAACCTTTACTGGGGGACTGAAAAAGGCTTATTCCAAAACAACCGTGCAAACTCAAAAGGCTCCGGTTACCCCCATTACCATTATCTCGACGGCATCAACGTAAACGCAATCACATCAATTTATGGACTAACGGCATTTGGGAATATTGCAAACCCGGGTTTAATCAAAGAAAATTTATTGGTTGGCACTGATGCCGGATTATATTTTTCAAATTCCGGGTACCAAATATTTGGTTCTGCTACCCTTCCTCATTATACGATGTTTCTACTTAATGATCTGGGAACAAAAAAGATCAATGACATTTGCGTAAATGCGACCTCATACGCTAAGCCCGTATGTGAAGATGGCGCCTGGATAGCCGCCACTGATGGATTATACCTGATAACACCCAATTTCGCGCCGTATGTCAATACGGCTAATAAGCTATCGGCCATACAATTTACAGGGCAAAATCCCAATATCAGCCAGCTACAAATATGCGCAAATACCACAACCAGCGCTTCCGTTTTAGGCTATGCTTATACAGGCGGCGTAATTCAATGGTATAAAGATGGGCAGCCCATGATAGGGCAGGTAGGGAATTCATTATCGATAGCTGCAGCCGGCGACTACTACATAACCATGTATGACCCTTGCTCCCCTGTATATTTCGAGTCTAATCACCTTACGGTAACCACCATCACAGCTCCTTTATTTACTTTTAATTATCCCGATCAGCAAAGTTATTGCGATGGCAGCACGGCTACCTTAACAACAGGGGCTAACGCGGCTTACCAATACCGTTGGTATAAGGATGGCGTGCTCAATGGTAACACAACGGCAACGCTAAACACCACCATCAGCGGTAAATACAAACTCGAAGTAAGCAGTTGCCAGGGCAATGGCTGGGTAGCATCAAAAGAAGTACAGTTAACGTTTGTAAAAATGCCGCAGCCCGTAATAACGGCTGATAAAGCAGCATACTGCCTGGGTGAGCAAGCTACGTTGGCAGCTACCGTGCCAATTGACGGTTCGCAGATCATCAACTGGCAGGCGTATCAATACCGTTGGTATAAAGATGGGGTTTTAAACGGTTTAACCACAGCATCAATTAAAATTAGCCAGCCAGGCAAATACAAAGTAGAAGTATTATCCTGCGCTGGCACCTGGGTAGCATCGCAGGAAACTGCGATTGGCTTTATAACCATAAATGTACCTATCATCACTACAGATAAGATGGCTTATTGCATTGGCGACCAGGCCACCCTGAAAACCAGTTTTGTTAACGATGGCACCTACACCATCAACTGGTACCGCGATGGCATCCTTATTCCTTCTGTACAAAACAGCACATCGTTAACCACTATCCAAGGCGGGAATTATACGGTAGATGTAGCAAGCAAGCTAACCTCATGCAGCCAATCATCTGCTGCTTACACTTTGGATTTTCAAAATCCGCCAACCGTCAATTTACAACAAACTACCAACACCACTTTGTGCGCCGGGCAAACAGTCAATCTAACGGCTACTTTTCCAACCGGCAGTACGATCAAATGGTCAACGGGTGAAACCACCGCCAGCATTAGCGTAACACAGGGCGGCACCTATTCTGCAACCGTTACATCTGCTTCCGGTTGTACAGCTTATCAAAGTATAGCAGTGCAATTTTTAAGCAATCCTGTTTTAGCACTTACAAATGCCACATTGTGTCAGTATACGAATGAAACCATCACTTTAACGGCTCCTTCGGGTTTTGCAAAATACGAATGGAACGGCTCAGCAGGTTCGTCAAGCTTTATCACCGGGAATATTGGCAAAGTTTCTTTAAAGGTTACTGATCATAATGGTTGTACGGCAACACAAATAATCACCATCAGCAGCCAATGTAAAGATATACACATACCTAATACTTTTACTCCGAATGGCGACGGGCAAAATGATACCTGGGAAATAAGCGGGCTCAATGCTGATCATACTACAAACATCAAAGTATATTCACGCTGGGGAGCCTTGGTGTATAGCCAAAATGGTTATTCAAAACCCTGGGATGGTACATCGGCCGGAAAAAAACTTCCGGAAGGACCATATTATTATATTATTAGCACACACGGCGCTAAGCAAGTGTTAAGCGGTTCCGTAACGCTGATTTATTAA
- a CDS encoding redoxin family protein, translated as MKRIFILLLLGAAQASVAQVKKSETVPNLDFKTLLNSPVKSTSLSQLKGKVVLLEFWATWCGSCLIAMPHLNKLQTKYPKSLQIIAVTDETEKRAALYIKSKPANFWFAIDTGRAIAKVFPHQLIPHSILIGPNGKLIAATSPESITEKVIDSLLKKQQVHLPEKKDNLVSHEDLIKQNFFASDTVQYRFMMQAEIKGDPGLSTTWLDNKAFSGRRLTCINLPLTTLYMLANGHYPYSRTIDETEVGKKAPVYCLDLIVQNPADLLPALQKELAKRFDLQAKIKPVIKDVQILRITDTTKFRSIKKNTSGERTYYARHGEIDQQMITMKEFAQYVENYGIEKLVVDETGNAEKFDIKFSFQPENPQSLLNILAGMGLGLTKEQREVNMLILFKQPVIY; from the coding sequence ATGAAAAGAATATTTATCCTTTTACTGTTAGGTGCAGCACAAGCTTCTGTTGCCCAGGTTAAAAAAAGCGAAACGGTTCCCAATTTGGATTTTAAAACACTGCTTAACTCGCCGGTTAAATCCACAAGCCTGAGCCAGCTTAAAGGCAAAGTAGTCCTGTTGGAATTTTGGGCTACCTGGTGCGGCTCGTGTTTAATAGCGATGCCCCATTTAAATAAATTACAGACCAAGTACCCAAAATCTCTGCAGATAATTGCCGTAACCGATGAAACCGAAAAGCGGGCGGCATTGTACATCAAATCTAAACCAGCTAATTTTTGGTTTGCTATAGATACTGGTCGTGCTATCGCGAAGGTCTTCCCGCATCAGTTGATCCCGCATTCTATCCTTATTGGACCCAATGGCAAATTGATTGCGGCCACCAGCCCGGAATCGATCACCGAAAAAGTAATTGATAGCCTACTTAAAAAGCAACAGGTACACCTGCCGGAAAAAAAAGATAACCTGGTTAGTCATGAGGATTTGATCAAACAAAACTTTTTCGCTTCAGATACCGTGCAATACCGGTTCATGATGCAGGCAGAGATCAAAGGAGATCCCGGGTTAAGCACAACTTGGCTGGACAATAAAGCTTTTAGCGGGCGAAGATTAACGTGCATCAACCTGCCTTTGACTACCCTTTATATGTTGGCTAATGGCCACTATCCCTATAGCCGCACTATTGATGAAACAGAAGTTGGTAAAAAAGCGCCGGTTTATTGCCTGGACCTGATCGTCCAAAATCCGGCAGACCTGTTGCCGGCATTGCAAAAAGAGCTGGCCAAACGCTTCGACCTACAAGCAAAGATCAAACCGGTAATTAAAGATGTCCAAATTTTGCGGATCACTGATACCACAAAATTCAGGTCTATTAAAAAAAATACATCCGGTGAACGCACTTACTATGCCAGGCATGGGGAGATCGACCAGCAAATGATCACCATGAAGGAGTTTGCACAATATGTGGAAAACTATGGTATAGAAAAGCTGGTAGTAGATGAAACCGGCAACGCAGAAAAATTTGATATTAAATTCTCTTTCCAGCCGGAAAATCCGCAAAGCCTACTGAATATTTTAGCCGGCATGGGCTTAGGTTTAACAAAAGAGCAACGGGAGGTCAATATGCTTATACTGTTCAAGCAACCTGTTATTTATTGA
- a CDS encoding sensor histidine kinase produces MKKHILLILVLMSLCVTGIVGLQLFWNYQNYRTTVRAFDHDINEALNIAVAKETDQRQEQIVTKFKGWLADTSLIIITADHKNRDSMTVFYTRDAHPKFKEDKKSKSQFGLNDFKEKLDHITPKAKALMIKHFGDRILKRDLKEGIVYYYTQMLGDSLVKVFNASKVKPPDLEQLFKRELANKNINAPFVFNPTGQTGLYLTRKVNTNFRKPFKNDFVYAGIESPNTYFFKEMKWVIITSLLLIIITISCFTYTVRTLLSQQKLAELKEDFINNMTHELNTPISSIKITTEALKTFKYNPDIQREYLDMISYQSDKLQDLTSKILNTGRLIKNHSANWTEIDFNELVSAAINDLRPLIESHDAIVDYRPSEAAPSIRGDISSLRNVMVNLIDNALKYATGRPSVSIEVMALVNHAVIKITDNGIGIPREYHAQVFEQFFRVPQGNLHDVKGFGLGLSYVKQVIQQHHGEVTVADHQPTGSVFTIKLPLS; encoded by the coding sequence ATGAAAAAGCATATCTTACTTATCCTGGTACTGATGTCGCTGTGTGTCACGGGTATTGTTGGCTTACAGCTTTTTTGGAATTATCAGAACTACCGAACAACAGTAAGAGCATTTGATCATGATATCAATGAAGCCTTGAATATCGCAGTGGCCAAAGAAACAGATCAGCGGCAGGAACAGATCGTCACAAAGTTTAAGGGCTGGCTGGCAGATACCTCTTTAATCATCATTACGGCTGATCACAAAAACCGGGATAGTATGACTGTATTTTACACGCGGGATGCGCACCCCAAATTTAAAGAAGATAAAAAAAGTAAGTCCCAGTTCGGTCTGAACGATTTTAAGGAAAAACTGGACCATATTACGCCAAAAGCAAAGGCTTTAATGATTAAACATTTCGGGGATAGGATATTGAAGCGTGATCTTAAGGAAGGGATCGTTTACTATTACACGCAAATGCTGGGCGATAGCCTGGTGAAGGTATTTAATGCCAGCAAAGTAAAGCCGCCTGACCTGGAACAACTTTTCAAGCGAGAGCTGGCAAACAAGAATATCAATGCACCCTTTGTGTTCAATCCGACAGGTCAGACCGGCTTGTATCTGACCAGAAAGGTCAATACCAATTTCAGGAAGCCTTTCAAAAACGATTTTGTTTACGCGGGTATTGAAAGCCCCAATACTTATTTTTTCAAAGAAATGAAATGGGTTATTATTACCTCGCTGCTTTTAATCATTATCACGATTAGTTGTTTTACCTATACGGTGAGGACGTTGCTATCTCAGCAAAAATTGGCCGAATTAAAGGAGGATTTTATTAACAATATGACGCATGAGCTCAACACACCAATATCATCCATTAAAATCACCACTGAGGCACTGAAGACGTTTAAGTATAATCCGGATATACAAAGAGAATATCTGGACATGATCAGCTATCAGTCTGATAAGCTTCAGGACCTCACCAGCAAGATTTTAAACACTGGCCGGCTAATTAAAAACCATTCTGCCAATTGGACCGAAATTGATTTTAACGAATTGGTGTCAGCGGCGATTAATGACTTGCGACCACTAATAGAAAGCCATGATGCAATTGTCGATTACCGACCCTCTGAAGCGGCGCCCAGCATACGTGGCGATATTTCCAGCTTAAGGAACGTGATGGTAAACCTTATTGATAATGCGTTGAAATATGCGACTGGCAGACCGTCGGTTTCCATTGAAGTAATGGCATTAGTTAACCACGCCGTTATTAAGATAACAGACAATGGCATTGGCATTCCGCGCGAGTACCATGCTCAGGTATTCGAGCAATTTTTCCGGGTTCCGCAAGGCAATTTACATGATGTCAAAGGCTTTGGCCTGGGTTTGAGCTATGTCAAACAAGTGATCCAACAGCACCACGGCGAAGTAACCGTAGCTGACCATCAACCAACCGGCAGCGTGTTTACGATTAAATTACCGCTAAGCTGA
- a CDS encoding response regulator transcription factor, translating to MDKLNLLLVEDEPFLARVVQDSLEQLGYSVVHAPDGRKAFSLFHNQFFDLCIIDVMLPYTDGFTLVKQIRSSGSQVPVLFLTAKTATNDLIEGYQSGGNDYLKKPFSLEELFLRINELLKRAKPPHSAFETQSAIGKYVFVPHQQLLKFGSEEHRLSHRETQLLKLLYDHRNALLERKQALITLWGDDSFFNTRTMDVFINKLRKHLQHDTAVQIINVRGIGYKLIC from the coding sequence ATGGATAAGCTTAATCTTTTGCTGGTAGAAGACGAACCTTTTTTAGCACGAGTAGTCCAAGACAGCCTGGAACAGCTGGGTTACAGCGTAGTACATGCACCTGACGGAAGAAAGGCTTTTAGCTTATTTCATAATCAGTTTTTTGACCTGTGTATCATCGATGTGATGTTGCCCTATACGGATGGCTTCACACTGGTAAAACAAATCAGATCGTCAGGGTCGCAGGTGCCGGTTTTATTTCTTACAGCAAAAACCGCGACCAATGATCTGATCGAAGGGTATCAGAGCGGTGGAAATGACTATCTTAAAAAGCCTTTTAGCTTAGAAGAGCTCTTCTTAAGAATTAACGAATTATTAAAAAGAGCTAAGCCGCCTCATTCAGCTTTTGAGACGCAATCAGCCATTGGCAAATATGTATTTGTTCCACACCAGCAGCTTTTGAAATTTGGAAGTGAAGAGCACCGGTTGTCCCACCGCGAAACCCAACTGTTAAAGCTACTTTATGATCACCGGAATGCTTTATTGGAGAGGAAACAGGCGCTGATTACTTTATGGGGTGATGACAGTTTTTTCAACACGCGTACCATGGATGTATTCATTAACAAATTACGTAAACATTTACAACACGATACTGCCGTACAAATCATCAACGTTAGGGGCATTGGGTATAAGTTAATTTGTTAA
- a CDS encoding type II toxin-antitoxin system VapC family toxin, with amino-acid sequence MTGNNLLDTNIVIELFKGDAAITSFLESLEDDINIPFAALGELYLGAYRSANPNKHIKQINAFLKKCNVLIADEATANHYAQIKTALLQKGKPIPENDIWIAAVAQQFDLKLHTKDRHFKEIDLLNLQSW; translated from the coding sequence ATGACTGGAAATAATCTGCTGGACACTAATATCGTTATCGAATTATTTAAAGGCGATGCTGCTATCACATCGTTTCTTGAAAGCCTGGAAGACGATATAAATATTCCCTTTGCTGCATTAGGAGAACTCTACCTGGGTGCCTACCGATCTGCCAACCCAAACAAACACATCAAACAGATCAATGCTTTTCTCAAAAAATGCAATGTATTGATCGCCGACGAAGCAACCGCCAATCATTATGCACAGATCAAAACAGCCTTGTTGCAAAAAGGCAAACCGATACCTGAAAACGATATATGGATAGCAGCAGTTGCCCAACAATTCGATCTTAAACTGCACACTAAAGATAGGCACTTCAAAGAAATCGATCTTCTGAATTTACAGAGCTGGTAA
- a CDS encoding helix-turn-helix domain-containing protein: MLKPIKTEEQYNDALARVYELMQTDIKEGSTASDELEVLSILIKEYELVHHPIPSPNPLEAIKFRLDQMGISEKELGDILGYRSRKSEILSGKRKLSLAMIRKLNEVLHIPAQVLIQAY, translated from the coding sequence ATGTTAAAGCCAATTAAAACAGAAGAACAATATAATGACGCTTTAGCTCGTGTGTACGAACTGATGCAAACTGATATAAAGGAGGGGTCAACTGCCTCCGATGAATTAGAGGTGCTTAGTATACTTATTAAAGAATATGAGTTGGTGCATCATCCCATACCATCTCCAAATCCGTTAGAGGCCATTAAGTTCAGACTGGATCAAATGGGAATTTCTGAAAAAGAGTTGGGTGATATTTTGGGGTACCGCTCCCGCAAATCTGAGATTCTTTCCGGAAAGAGAAAATTGAGCTTAGCCATGATTAGAAAATTGAACGAAGTTCTACATATCCCTGCACAGGTTTTAATACAAGCTTACTAA
- a CDS encoding type II toxin-antitoxin system HigB family toxin, which yields MRVIAAKTLKDYAADYHQAEQALLSWYEEASAASWNSPNELKDQYRNASILTTKRGVFNIQGNTYSLIVDIEYRLKIAFVVWFGTHKQYDQIDAKTVSYVKAN from the coding sequence ATGCGAGTAATAGCAGCAAAAACTTTAAAAGACTATGCCGCCGATTATCACCAGGCTGAACAAGCTTTGTTGAGTTGGTATGAAGAGGCCTCAGCGGCATCCTGGAATAGTCCTAATGAATTAAAGGATCAGTATCGAAATGCGTCTATACTTACAACCAAACGGGGTGTTTTCAATATTCAAGGTAATACTTACAGCTTGATTGTAGATATTGAGTATAGACTAAAGATCGCATTTGTAGTATGGTTCGGAACACACAAACAGTATGATCAAATAGATGCAAAAACAGTAAGTTATGTTAAAGCCAATTAA